One Antedon mediterranea chromosome 1, ecAntMedi1.1, whole genome shotgun sequence genomic window, atggttattttttgtattgtagATTTCATTTTATAAACCAACAGAAACCCGGAAAAAGATCTTAGTGGAATCAAAGGCATTTCCTTCAGATCAGGTAACGatcaaaattgaattaatttagTTTGGTGGCTTGCTTACTAATCCCAGAATTCTAGGTTTGAATCCTTGTTCCTCTAACTATTTAACTCATAATCAGAAAGTATGTTAAATGTATGTTGGCTTTCGTAGAAACAACCCACCTTTAGTATTTCCCTctttttgttctttctttttttcattacttCTTACATATAAGTTCAATTGTCTTTAATTAATGGAGTACCAGGCTCAAATCTTAATAAACAATTCTTTCTGCTCATAAcaaattttttgtaaatatatttctttgcAGTACATGATTGAAAGCCAAATAAAACTACACGGTGGAAATCCTGAAGATTGTATCATTTATGCAAGCCCAAGAGAGGTACTGTATAAATGCTGTtaaatttaatactgtatattcaaaataaGGGTTTGATATTGTTCTAGGTTAGATGTACTGTCtccaaaaaacatgaacattgtagttttaataatatttttaaaaaaaattatggttaaacaaatggttaaattcaaccaaaaacccattggctggcagccaatttgactatattTTTGTGAATAAGTGAACGATTGTTAccatcaaaatggcatattcaacaacaaaaaattgaaaaaaaaattttttttcagggggacactatatatattttttttaaatttgcatatatgcaatattttgtaatttagtgTGTGGTTTTTTTAAACAGGGAGAAGATAGCATACGATTGGAGGATATATTGGCATTAATTGAGAAGCATGGGTCAGAGATTGCCACAATCATGTTTTGTGGTGTCCAGTATTATACTGGTCAATTATTTGACATACAGGCCATCACGAAAGCTGGACATAGTAAGGTAGGTATCACatagttaattttatttgtccaaaaGGAAATTCATGTTGACATACAATTGCTCGAAATTAGTTGAAGGTTAGTAACACAGAAAAAGacaataatatttgaaaaatacaaCAGAGCTACAATATTACTCTGATTAACACCTGAGTGGAATAAAAAGCCTGATTGAATGTGGAACAAAAGAATTAAGGAGACGTTTTGTTCTACCTCAAACAGTCCTTAATAACCTTCCAGATCTTAACCATTGATAATTACTATGGAGTGAACTGAACTTTTATTGTATCTCTTTTAAATCAGAGGCCACAGTCTCAatgagatgtgcaacaagtttacaatgaaaaatatatatatagtggTAGGCCAAACTGTTGTTTTGCTTACCAGTTTCAAGGTCCTACACTCCTTAGCTGTTGTATCAAGGTTTAACAGCAAAAGCATTGCTTTATGTCGAACGAATAAATTagctgaaatataaaaaaatgaataaattaaaaaatatgtggGTTGttatggatttttttttaacatgaccACTCTGTGCGAGTCCATAGTTAAGACGGATTTGTacatatatttgttttgttttttgtttgtttttatatatttaagaaaatttccaaggataaccataagcgaattcattcactatccttcttaaatttatttatttatttatttatttatttaggtttaaaaacacatacaaaacaGCAGCCATTGGCTGATAACGTTTGTTTACAatcaaaggtggcaatcctgttcacaagacaaaacatatacacaagatgctctacataaacaaagtcttttgggagtggagttgtaatttgtcattagaaaaaaatcctgatatatgacaggacttgaacccaggacccttggattacTTTATAATTACGCATACTATACACATTCATCTGTCtgtctattcattttttttctttgctcATTAATTTCAAGGGTTGCATCGTAGGGTTTGATCTTGCACATGCCGCTGGGAATGTGGAGCTGAATCTTCATGATTGGGATGTTGACTTTGCTGCTTGGTGTAACTATAAGGtgagtttttatttttgtacctGAACAAGGGTGTGTATCTGTTTTTTAATGTTGGGGTGTGTGGGGGAAGAGAGACACAGAGAATTTGAAGCAAAAGAAAAACCTGAAACAGAGTTTCTGACACTGCAGTGTGGAGTTGTTGTTTTATAcccaatttttgttgttgatgaaaAGTGGGGGAAAATTGTGAAAACATTTGATTGGTGATCAAGATAAACATTTTAGTTATGTTCATTCATttatcagtggaaaattacttccatttattgtcatttgcatataaaatatacatagacattatgtttgctctgagatatacaaaaaGTATTGAAAGTTTATAGGCAAATATTTATGTATAAACTTGGCATTTTTCCAGCTAATTTAATATTTCGCCAAAATGTGTTGATGTGTTATTTCTCTGCTTGTATTTGCTACAGTATATGAATGGTGGAGCTGGTTGTCTGGGCGGTGCATTCATGCATGAAAAACATTCTCAAACCGACAAAACAAAGTAAGTATCGACATATACGTTGTTGAAATTaccaaataaaatgtataatgatGTGGttttatgttataatataactttattgtttGAATACTGTCTACTGTAcatgtatttttgtacatttttatcaTAAACTGAAATGCTGCTGGTACTAAAGTTTTCACTGTTTAAATAGTAAAAGTTAATAAAGAATTACTACATACAATAACGAGTAATTTTGTTTAGTTGAATAGCATGTTGTTTTTATAGTATGCATCTAACCCCATTGCTagggttttgttttcttaaaaatacagtagtattactATTAGATTCTCCATATTATCTTTGCcaagttttgttttgttttttatatatatttaggcaaattgccaaggataactatAAGCAAAacaggtggcaatcctgttaaCTAGACAAATatatgcacaaaatgctctacataaacgaAGTCACTTTAACTACTATGGCAACTACACCTACCCAATATTAACCTCTATAGCACACCACCCATATTTTTCTGTTCATTGTAGATTGAATGGCTGGTGGAGTCATCGAAATGAAACAAGATTTCAAATGAGTAACAGTAAgttgtaaataatgtatttaggCATTATTTGTTTGCTTTGTTATTGTGTTTGTTTATATGTATCTGATTTTACACTAGAGCTCAATTCTTCACATGTTCTTGTATGTGGttgtgtatgtactgtacagtaaactctccaaataccagactctctgaaaaccggaaTCTCTCCCAATATGAGGTCCGAAATTCCTTTTTACAATTGTGAGTGAATGGCCGAGCGGTAGatagtggaaccgtaattacgtagccataacatcggcaggggttcgaggctcactcactccatggttctggtggtagaacgagtcttctcggataaggactataaaccgtaggtccagtgtacacatctagcctgtgtgcactttaaagaacctagtacatctttcgagacgagtagggagttaccccggtgtattagtacatcacagccactgatcaccaactgggccctctgggagaccagtctttgactgaagaggttacccagtataaatatatatttcaatcaaattaaaaacacattctgaatacccgACTTTCCgaaaaaccagacatatttggccagccctggaaggtgtctggtattgggataGTTTTAGATTGTACTCAAACAGTTGTTTCAAGATTTCGCTCTGGTGGCcggataaatacattttgtacaaAACGTAcgttgatttatgtacaattaaccagatattatatttaaaactaactagaaagaaatacaaaaaaaatgtgaaaacaggCAGTGCAGAGGATCAATTGTTtgcatattataataatttaaaaaatttaaaattatatttattttaataatttgtgtattcaataaataaacaattttttttattatttttatatagataTAGAGCTGTCGCCTGGAATTGAGGGCTACCAcatattgtaataattaaaaaatgtaaaattatatttattttgaaagctTGTGTattcaatatataaaaaaataattcatatttttatatagataTAGAGCTGTCGCCTGGAATTGAGGGCTACCGTATTTCAAATCCCTCGATTATGGCATTAGCCCCTATTAAGGCCAGTCTTGAGgttagtaatttttttaaaactttacatGCTATTTtaataacctttgaccttttttacaattaaattcCAACCACACCTGTATTTCAACCCAAATCAACATAAAATATCCAgaattaatttgtaattgtttcttttctatttttttttttttttgcaggtttttaataaaacaaatatgtcGGAATGCATTGCTAAACAGGTGCTTCTAACCGGTTATTTTGAGTATTTATTAAATACGATGTTAGTTGAGAGTGTAGTGGAACAAGGAAAGCCTTACATCAAAATCCTGACACCATCTGATCCAAAGCAAAGAGGATGTCAGTTGTCGTTGATCTTCTCGATCCATGTCAATCAAGTCCAGCTAGAACTGAAAAAGAGAGGAGTTACAGTAAGtggcttaaagctctgtccacactatcaaactagtttgaccaagtATGATGtggctaaatatggtagtgatatgacatcatcatgtccatatatgggcacatcacattttttttttgtcacatagatgtttgatagtgtagacagagctttagaatattTGAAGTCAAGAGATGGTCAATAGACACAAATATGCTTGATTCACCCAAGGGTGTTTTTCGTCATGCAATGCTGcatgtaaaaaaatttaaaaacaaaataaagcattgaaaatatatacaataattaagataatttaCATCAGTAAAACTCATTTACAGATATTTAAATTTGAAGCATTTTTGTGTCAAGGTTGTTTGAAAGTTTACAACCTTTAATGACTCAAgacttttcttttattttgttaactTTATTAGTAATGcttgcttggttcccactacgaAGCAACATAAGAACATAAGCACAACAAAGTTTGaccactcctgaggacgatcaaagtacaTTGattgaaacgtcgagaaactcaacagttcttttcagaactaatatacgtggtgtaccgcaaactttatatcaacatttgatttcgccatgcaaaccttcaaacaatgtaaagtttgaccaatcacaagcgatgggtTATTCAAGCTtcgcttctgattggtcaactcgcctGCGTTATAtctacatccttgcgttgcatcgtgggaaccatgcttaagTAAAACGAACAATAGCCTATAAAGTTTTGTTACAGATGCACAATGAAAACTATTCACAATGCTTTTATTACCAATTTACatatttactttactattttatattttcttagaGTGATAAACGTGAACCAGACGTGCTTCGCTTTGCTCCAGTTCCTCTGTACTCGAGGTATATTGATGTTTATCGTCTTGTGTACGCTATACAGGATGCCATGAAGGTGGCTGCGTTAAACCCAATGCCTGACATGCCTTGTGAAAACAGTTGAGGAAATTCCAGAAATTCAGTGGTATTATGAATGTGTTTTTCATGGtaaaaagatgaaattttaATTCAAAGTTGTTTATCTCTCAAggacaattaaaaaaacattgattcaatttattttccaaattgCAAAGAttatttgatgaaataaatggttaaaataaAGCAAAAAGGTAAAAAACCAAAAGAGCAAAggacaataaaataaacaaatactaaaAGACAAATTCTTACGCAATGCAAATATAGGCgaacattttgttaaaatataataacgCACATTAGATTTTTGCATTGTAACTTaagttaatactgtataaaatgagATATTGTTTGAATTGATGTTTACACACACATGGTAGGACCCCTCAAAAGGGGCAATTAAAAAGGCTTGCCAGGTCTATTGCATTGTTAGGTCAGTAGTGAGcctatttttaatcattttaaaattttgtatatctacagtaatactaaaatatagtaaataaaaatatatattttttattttcgcTATAATGAGTGTTATTCTGCCAAAAATATTTGCAATAAAAGCGTATTGTTTCACTGCCAGTCAGTATAGTTATAGTAATTCATTACTCGTTCTGAGCCAGTTGTATCCTTATCGATGCCGACTTGTTTCGCCACTAGGACTATGGCCAAAGAGTGCCTTTGTTAATATTATGGCTGTGGTTTGTGATGCCTGTCTTGGTTTGACTTTTATGTGCTTAATATTTGGGTTGAGGCGGCTTTTTCTCAATCTCACAGaattcctcatctttatcatttcaaatgAATTGATTAATCAATATTCAGTATATAACTGGGCGGTTTACAATTTCTTATAATGCCTATACATGTTTACAtgctttaaagctctgtctacattatcaaagtgtgatgtgcccaaatatggtagtgatatgcccaaatatggtagtgatatgcccaaatatggtagtgatgacatcatcttgtccatatatgggcacatcatatttttttgtcatataaaatttgatagtgtagacagagctcaataATTTTGATTCTTTAAAATGCTATGCATCAAATATGTTCACTTtggctaaaaaataaataataggaaatatttatttctaGCATTGAATTGTACAGTGACTACAATAAATGTTTGTGAGTACTGAGTGTCGATGTGTTTACATCAATCAAAGATTATAAAGACATTTTTCTCAAAGGTTGAGACAACTGAGAACAAAACTATGTTATTCGTTTAgtgcccatttatggacataatgatgtcatatcactaccatatttgggcgtatcaccaccatatttggacacatcacacttttttttgtcaaactagtttgatagtgtagacaaagctcaAGATTCGACATGTTCATTCATTTTCTTCAATACCAGATAAGCCGTACATCCCACACTTCCGACCAGCAATCTTACAACCAACATTCAAAGCATCTGATAGAACTCTCCCTCTGTTCAAAGCCCAAATAACGCCAGCATTAAAGGTATCACCAGCACCCAGTGTGTCTACTACTTTTTCAGGCTTGTAAGCTGGAGCATGATAGATTGTACCATCAACGCCTCTCCCCCAGGCGCCACTGCTACCCCACGCACAGATCAAGACAGCCCTGTAAATatacaggaaaaacaaaaaatttagTTGATTCCATAACGACCCACATTTTGATCTTcgaaaaatgtttttatctgtttttttacATTAACTATCCGTATATAAGTTTTTACGTTAAACCCTTCATGAATGTGTACAATGTTTCAACTTGTTTTCAACAATTCATCTGATTAGATGTAATTGGTTGCTAAAAGTACTGTAACTTTGCTAGTTGTAGAGCAGCGCCTCCTATTCGTAACATCTAGTTATTGCCAGATGAAGATTTGTTGAAACGTCAAACACGTACGTGTTCATGAATGGTTTAACGTAAAGAATTATATACGGGTAGCCGAAATTTTGATGTGTGTAAAAAAGACTGCATAGCAGATGTGGTCCTCCACTTGGATCCACTTATAAAAGCAGAGCAACAATCTATAATTGCTGCAGTAACTGAAGTAGATTGATTGCTTACCCTTTTCTCAATCCATCATGCAACCCATGCAAAGCACTTTCAGATGTTGTATAGCCTCGATTCATGACATACTCCTTACTCACAAATACCTACAAATTAAATGAACATTTGAATGTACACAAATTTGATTTGTTCAGTAccagatattataatatcattgattataactttttaaaattgatgaTAGAACATTCAGTTGTAGTTTTtctaatttaaaacaaagatgCAGCTGGCGTGCAGGCCACTGACACCCTGAAGAAACATTGAATGGGAGTCGAGTGTCAACATCCTTAGCAGTTAGTAATGTTAGGTAATTTCCCAATTggtcgtaaaatcaaaacgggtatgaccaactagatAGGCTTTCTTTATCGGTGCTTGAATGGATGTTCTGTTGAGCGCATGAACGCTAATTAAACATACCCAGTACCATTTTGATATTACAATTAATGGGTAATTACCTTGTGACGTCACAGTTAGTACACTAGTATCAACTTACCACATGTCCTAATGATAGAAGTTTCTCAATATCTGAAGTCTTTGATTTTTCAAGTTCCACGGACACTTTAATGTCGTCATCATTCATAGAATTGTAGTTTTCAACAAGTTCAATCATCTTTAACACATTTGGTATATTTCTTCCCtgaaaaatatagttaaatggTTATTCAGACTaagttttaaagaaaaattagaACAGTAGGCCTGCTTTTCACAATGTTTGCAGGCGCGAACTTAGTACCCCACCTCCCCCAAAATCTTTTTTGAGAGTTAAGAAGTATTAGGTTACATCATGTAAGCAGCAAGTCCCTGTTGAATTTTTGCAGATAAAAAagtatttctatatttatttttcactttgtacaaaataaaataaaattacctCAAAATGAATCCAGCTATATTGTgctaaattaatttttgaaaaatcagCAACACTGAGTTCAGGTAAAGAACTAAAAGAGTAAATAAACATGAAACATTATGTAAGAATAAGTTGCAAATGAAAAATgcaatcttaagctctgtccacactatcaaacttaagctctgtctacactatcaaacttaattaagctctgtccacactatcaaactttatgtgacaataaaattgtgatgtgcccatatatggaaatgatgatgtcataccactactatatttaggcatCCAATTACAGTCAGGAGGATAAACTTGTAGTGCTTATTAacgtctcatttgaggcttaggaagtggagttacaaccctggtactaggtcaggattgaaccctggtactaggtcaggattgaaccctggaccttgggattgaaAGGCAAGCACTAGAGATATTCAGTATTCGGCACACAgcattattttaacattaagtGATCTAATGGTCTTAAGACAATAGTCACACCAAATAAGATCTAACGAGGCAACATTTAATATCAGTAGAGCATTtcataatgtatttattctgaatcTTTGCGAACTTTTTTTTTGTgagtattttatataatgtaccTGTAAAAGATATATAAAAAACTTACTTATTTGCATGTAATATTGTTCGTAGACCGTTTGTTGAATTTAATATAACGCATGATGTTGGTGGCCGATAGTCATCATGAAAAGAGCAGTTCTCAAACTTTACTTGGTGTTTATTCAAATCCTCTTTTATTATTCTGTTGAAAGAGAATTGTTTGAAATTGACTTTTAAGAATATGCATAGTTACCAACGTGTCACGCATTTCAAATCTTTCAGGTTGGTTgtcaaaatttgttttatactgattttgtatttgtatactGATTTGGTTCTTTCAATATTCCTGACTGAGGTAACTGTATCAATATATTACAGTTTTAGTGGTTAAGTAGGCACAAACtacttaaggccaatttacacagacgagcggtaacggtgaGGGGAAACCGcttagcttgtcccacgtagaatctgtatatCGTCAGTGAAAACCACATGTCCACTCcatttgtgtaaatggtcatattACCGTCACCGCTCATCCgtataaattggcctttattaGTAGCATATTGTTCCATGAACAAAACTTAACAATTGTTTTAAGTTCTTATTTTGCATGGGAAGATGGTCTTATGCCAAACCTCTTTTGTCAGAGACTCACTCACTCCGATAAAATATGGGAGGCAATAGTTCCAATGTATTCAGCACAACCTCCGAGTTGAGATGCTACCACTGCTGTATTGCTTGCATTTCCACCTCGGTTGAAAAACTGTTCAGTTGATCTGATGGGGATGGTGTTTTAGTCATGAAAAAGAAAGTGAAATagttaattaaagatgtattgtctcccaaaaaaattaa contains:
- the LOC140063621 gene encoding kynureninase-like encodes the protein MSENGKPRRTKRQRTSIPDSPSDLLQEKADKFGCKVTDKEFPVKMDLQDPMAFLREEFKIPKMKGLPEVDLSLVDGEEDCIYMCGNSLGLMPNMARHYLNNELDKWSNVGVYGHFMGELPWTECDSRIQGDMARIVGAKTSEVAVMNALTVNLHLLMISFYKPTETRKKILVESKAFPSDQYMIESQIKLHGGNPEDCIIYASPREGEDSIRLEDILALIEKHGSEIATIMFCGVQYYTGQLFDIQAITKAGHSKGCIVGFDLAHAAGNVELNLHDWDVDFAAWCNYKYMNGGAGCLGGAFMHEKHSQTDKTKLNGWWSHRNETRFQMSNNIELSPGIEGYRISNPSIMALAPIKASLEVFNKTNMSECIAKQVLLTGYFEYLLNTMLVESVVEQGKPYIKILTPSDPKQRGCQLSLIFSIHVNQVQLELKKRGVTSDKREPDVLRFAPVPLYSRYIDVYRLVYAIQDAMKVAALNPMPDMPCENS
- the LOC140039277 gene encoding ketohexokinase-like, with the protein product MAAEKRMLFVGLSCLDIINVHDHYPEEDTDSRSTEQFFNRGGNASNTAVVASQLGGCAEYIGTIASHILSEIIKEDLNKHQVKFENCSFHDDYRPPTSCVILNSTNGLRTILHANNSLPELSVADFSKINLAQYSWIHFEGRNIPNVLKMIELVENYNSMNDDDIKVSVELEKSKTSDIEKLLSLGHVVFVSKEYVMNRGYTTSESALHGLHDGLRKGAVLICAWGSSGAWGRGVDGTIYHAPAYKPEKVVDTLGAGDTFNAGVIWALNRGRVLSDALNVGCKIAGRKCGMYGLSGIEENE